GCACAATACATTGTGAACGAACTCTACAATAGCGTTATAATCAATTTCTTAGTtttattaaaacctcttaaggatcctgTAGGATCGTTGTCCCTATACCGGGACAGTTGTTGCTAATGTGCGCTAATGTGGCTAGAATGACgtaagtaacagcaaactttccaggacatagacatgtcttatatgggcagaaagcttcaattcctgttaatctaactgcactgtctaatattcagtaatcttgctctgacttgttatcctgagggtcccagacatcaaatgtagcatagttttatttgataaaataaaatgttatattcaaatgtaggaactgggttctacaatttcaacccctgctgtctctggctccacacccaccccgctcgaccatctagatgtgtgaaggttagtgtTTTTTCTTTAGGGAAGCTAAatatccatcatgtatgacattatTTAGGAGTGTGTAAGCTTATATATTGTATTACCATATCATGTTTGTATgatctctatagttatgtacttgaaaacgTATCAATTGTCCAATTCGGCatatttgggcagacttgatagaAAATATTGTGCAGTATTGCAATgattcactggatcagtctgacaTTTtgtacacacactgctgccatctggtggccTAAACTCCTATAtgatattatggcctttctcttgcatttcaaaaacgcattttttttgtttgtattatcttttaccagatatgTGTtaaattctcctacattaatttcacatttccacaaacttcaaagtgtttcctttcgaatgatatcaagaatatgcatatccttgcttcaggtcctgagctacaggcagttagttaTGTAATTTTAGAcagaaattaaaaaaaaaaaaaaaaaaaaagggttacTCTACATAATCGTTAATAAGAAGACCACAATGGAAGTACGTTGTTAAACGTTGTTGTGTCATCCCCAATCATTTTAAATGCATTGTGTCCACATGTGGTCGTTTTGTGTCCACATGTGGTCGTTTTGTATtgtaaaataaattaaattcaAGAAATGTATAAAATTGTGCATCACTCATATCCTTGTATGAATACGTTGCCTGATAAGAGGGTGTTTTCCCACAGTTTTCCCTAATGTTGTGCGTTTTGTGTGTGTACGTTACCGTTGATGTTGTCGCAGTAGTAGAAGTGTTCATCATTGAGGGCAGGACAAGCTGACACCAGCTCCTGTAGCCCAACCTCAGTGATGAGGAGACATCCAGACAGGTTCAGATGCTCCAGGAGAGGAAGACCTCCACGCTGAGACAGcgccctgaaacacacacttaGAATATATAATACACAATCATTTGTACCTACTCACAGTCAATATCAGTAAACCAAAAAAAGATTTACAGAATTTATCCACAGGTATAATACATATGCATGTTTGTCGTTTCTTTGAAGAACAGCATCCCAAGCAGTTTTACCTCAAGCCCAGGTCTGTAACCCGATAGCATCCAGAGAGGCTGAGGAATCTCAGCGAGCGCCGAGCGTCTGACTGATCAGTTCTGTTGTAAAGCTCCAGGCACCGCTGGCCCCCAGAGGAGCATTTAGTCCAAAACTCTGCGCCTGCACTGCCCCTGGTGGTGTAAGACAAACACTGCAGCCCTCCATAAGTCCTCAGGGCCATCTCACCAGTGCAGCAGGTTGAATGGCCACAGCAGGCCTCCCCAAGCCCATACTGCTGCTGCCAGTAGGAGGTGCTATAGCTTGTCCTGAGGCCCCGCCTCCTACTCCTCCTGCAGCAACACGAACCTCCTGGCTTCGTCGCCACAAAGCCTCGCCCCTCAGGGGTAGACACTGAGGGGCGGTTCCACTCTGCTGCATCCTCGATGTCGGCCAGCTCCGAAGGGTCCAGGACCCAGACCCTGGAGGGGCTGCTGAACAGTCTCCCCGTACGCCGCTTGAAGATCAGGGCCTGCCGGCTGCCCCCCGCCAAACGGAGGCTCCGCTCGTCCAGCAGACTGATGGGAGGCAGGCTCTTCAGAAGCTTGGCTTGCCGGTCAGATCGTTTCTGAGAGATGGACAGCTTCTTCAGGGTGTGGTCAGTGATCTTCTCACAGCCTGATAGGTCCAGGTGCTCAAGATACGGACATGCCCCCAGAGATGACCAACTGACAGAAAAGAAGTGAAAAGAAATCAAATCAAttaggggagaagagagacaagTTCAATAGTTAATCATACCCTGTAGTCTTCAGCATAATTGGTCTGGCTATGGATGGCATACCTGTCAAAGGCGGAGTCTGTGACATCAGTCTGAGTGAGGTCCAGGTGGGTGAGATTAGGACAGAGACTAAGGAGCTGACGCACCTGTGGCAgcagacacacatacagcaccagttaaagtttggacacacctacttattcaagagtttgtttatttttactattttctacattgtagaataatagtgaagacatcaaaactatgaaatgacacagttaaacaaatcaaaatatattttatattttaaattcttcaaagtagccaccctttgccttgacagctttgcactcttggcattctctcaaccagcttcatgaggtagtcacctggaatgcttttccaacagtcttgaaggagtacccacatatgcagggcacttattggctgcttttccttcactctgcagtccaactcatcccatctcaattgggttgaggtcaggtgattgtggaggacaggtcaaatgataatttaaaaaaatactgaacctttatttaactaggcaagtcagataagaataaattaatatttacaataacagcctaccggggaacagtgggttaactgccttgttcagaacgacagatatcttaccttgtcagctcagggattcgatccagcaaccttttagttaatggcccaacgctttaaccactaggctacctgccaccccaccatgaatctgatgcagcactccatcactctccttcttggtcaaatagcccttatacagcctggaagtgtgttttgggtaattgtcctgttgaaaaacaaatgatgctcccactaagcacaaaccagatgggatggcatatcgctgcagattgctgtggtagccatgctggttaagtgtgcattgaattctaaataaatcagacagtgtcaacagcaaagcatcatcacaccacctcctccatgcttcatggtgggaaccacacatacggagatcatccgttcacctactctgcgtctcacaaagacacagcggttggaaccaaaaatctcacatttggactcatcagaccaaaggacagatttccactggtctaatgtcctttgctcgtggtttttggcccaagcaagcctcttcttattattggtgtcctttagtagtggtttctttgtagtaatttgaccatgaaagcctgattgacgcagtttcctctgaacagttgatgttgagatgtgtctgttacttgaactctgaagcatttatttgggctgcaatctgaggtgcagttaattgccgatttttGAGGCTGGTatctgtaatgaacttatcctctgcagcagaggtaactctgggtcttccttttctgtggcggtcctcatgagagccagtttcatcataacgcttgatggtttttgctactgcacttgaaggattgactgaccatgtcttaaagtaatggactgtcatttctctttgcttatttgagctgttcttgccattatatggacCCGGTCtaataccaaatagggctatcttctgcataaacgcctaccttgtcacaacacaactgattggctcaaatgcattatgaaagaaattccacaaattaacttaaggcagacctgttaattgaaatgcattccaggtgactacctcatgaagctggttgagagaatgccaagtgtgtgcaaagctgtcatcaaggcaaatcgCAAATATAAAACATTTGTGTAACACTGTTTTGgctactacgtgattccatgtgtgtcatttcatagttttgatgtcttcactattattctacaacgtagaaaatagtcaaaaataaagaaaaaccctgtaatgaggaggtgtccaaatgtttgactggtactgtatacatacagATCATTAACCTACACTCTGCCATGTAGAGCCTAGTCAGTCTGAAACATCCTTCATTCACACGCCAGCTTCTCTCATTACTTAGAGAATAGGAAGCTTTGTATTAGTAGCACTGCTTTATTGATGTTCTAGGCATATGATCATGAATATTCATACCATCTTACTGGAGACCGTAGAGCTGTAGGCCAGAACGATGGACCTGACAGAGGAACCCACAGCTGGCAGAAGGTTCTGGATCATTTCATTCAGTAGCATCTTCTCCCTCTGAGCTGAGCTTATAGCCAATGAGTCTTCACAAGTCTCATCTAAACAAGGGAGAAAATGGGTACACCAGAGATGAGGTAATAGGACAAGACATCCAGAAAATCTGGAACAGTTCAtccaaatctgtaaacactgtCACTTCAATCAAGCTATGCATTTTCCCTGGATCAATCCTTTAGATGTACTCCTGACAAACACATTAGACTGACTGGGGTTGACACCGTtcggagtagaggtcgaccgattatgatttttcaacaccgataccgattattggaggaccaaaaaaagccgatacccgATTTTGAACAATTATTtggaataatgacaattacaacaatactgaatgaacacttattttaacttaatataatacatcaataaaatcaatttagcctcataaataatgaaacatgttcaatttggtttaaataatgcaaatacaaaatgttttgagaagaaagtaaaagtgcaatatgtgtaaaaaagctaacgtttaagttccttgctcagaacatgagaacatatgaaagctggtggttccttttaacatgagtcttcaatattcccaggtaagaagttttaggttgtagttattataggaattataggactatttctctctataccatttgtatttcatatacctttgactattggatgttcttataggcactttagtattgccagtgtaacagtatagcttccgtccctctcctcgcccctacctgggctcgaaccaggaacacatcgacaacaaccaccctcgaagcatcgttacccattgctccacaaatgccgcggtccttgcagagcaaggggaacaactacttcaagtgatgagtgatgtcaccgattgaaacgctattagtgcgcacccggctaagtagctagccatttcacatcggttacaccagcctaatctcgggagttgataggcttgaagtcataaacagctccatgcttgaagcacagcgaagaactgctggcaaacgcacgaaagtgctgtttgaatgaatgcttacgagcctgctgctgcctatcaccgctcagtcagactgcactataaaatataaaatcatagacttaattataacataataacacacagaaatacaagcctttggtcattaatatggtcaaatccggaaactatcatttcaaaaacaaaatgtttattatttcagtgaaatacggaaccgttccgtattttaatctaacgggtggcatccctaagtttAAATATCGCTGTTagattgtacaaccttcaatgttgtcataattatgtacaattctggcaaattaattacggtctttgttaggaataaatggacttcacacagttcgcaacgagccaggtggcccaaaccgCTGCATATACcgtgactgcttgcacggaacgcaagataagtgacacaatttccctagttataagaaattcatgttagcaggcaatattaactaaatatgcaggtttaaaaatatatacttgtgtattgattttaaagaaaggcattgatgtttatggttaggaacacattggtgcaacgacagtgcttttttagcaaatgcgcttgttaaatcatcacccgtttggcgaagtaggctgtgattcgatgagaaattaacaggccccgcatcgattatatgcaacgcaggacacgctagataaactagtaatatcaaccatgtgcagttaactagtgattatgttaagattgattgttttttataagataagtttaatgctaactagcaacttaacatggcttcttgctgccctcgcgtaacaggtagtcaagCCTGCCACGCaagctcctcgtggagtgcaaagtaaggcaggtggttagagcgttggactagtaaccgtaaGGTTTACAAAAacgaatcaccgagctgacaaggtaaaagtctgtcgttctgcccctgaacaaggcagttaacccaccgttcctagggcgtcattgaaaataagtgttcttaactgacttgcctagttaaataaaaggtgtaagaaaaaataataataataaaaaaaatatatacagattAGTCCAAAActaccgattaccgattgttatgaaattggccctaattaaatcggccattccgattaatctgTCGACCTCTAGTTAGGAGGCTGAAAGAGCTCACCAGACTCATCCACATCTGCATCCTCATCCCACTCCTGGTAGGCCTTGCCCTCATCCTGCAGACTCTTCACCCACTCCTCATCCGGTTCCTGATTCAGATCAGCTGGGGGGCCGCGATAGTGATCCCCTGGGAAACAGACAGATGGCACTGTCTTATTTCTTATCACTGTCTTATTTCTTTAAGAGGAAAAACAAGTGTCAAAATATTTTATTGGCAGCTTTTACAGTGTTGACTGCTACACCATCAGTGAGGATAAAAGTATAAAAGGTCAACACTGATATTTCTGTACCTCTGGCCCAGCGTACAGGGTAGAGGTGCCTCCACAGAGAGCCGGTCTTGGCCAGGTCGGACCAGGCTGAGGACACCTGGCCACAGTGACACAGGTCCTCAGGACCCAGGTAGCGGAACAGATGCAGCAGGATCTCTGTAGGTAGCTGGGAGATGTGGGTGGAGCACAGCTCTTTCTCTAGTTCTGAGGATTGATAACCAGAGTTTATTTgtattctttttttcttcttctttttttttttttaatagtcGTGTAGTGTACAATACATACTGAACTCAAGTGCTTATAAAAAGTTACTTAAGTAATGCTCCTCTACAGTTCGGGGTAAAAATAATAAGAATAATTGCTAGACCACAGCAATAACACAGAAACAGAAGTGTGATTCAGCCGTCTGTAGAAATGTTTTTGGTAAGCATTAAAGCCACTCCTCGACAAACATTTGGTTCTGGGAAATTTGGCCAACACATTTCCTAATGTACTGACCACATCCTCCAATATAGCGTAGTTATGACTAAGTTGAAGTTGAGAAGTGTGTTGCGGAAGGAGATATTAGGTAAAGGGATTGCATGGCGATAGATGTCATATGGAGGAGGCTGTGTATGCTGGGGAGAATACAGGTGAATCATAGCCGTCACCAAGATGTAGGTGTGCACTCTAGAGAAAGCAATAAAGGGGTCTGTGACTCACCATCAGTTTTCTCGTGGTCAGCATACTTGAAGGCCTTGTGCAGCTCCTCTGCCTGGCTCCACAGACTGAGCCCCTTCAGCACTTCCGCTGCACAGTCCCATCGCTGCTGGCTACAGTGCTGTGCCATCACCTGCTTCTTGAGGTCTTTCAGCTCCTCATAGGAGAAGTACTGCATCAGCATGGGCTGGAACACCTGGAATAGACCCCATTACATAACAAACACATATAAAGCAATCCATTATTATGAGCTAGACAGAAAGACCAACAGTTGAACAGAATATATTATTTGCTGGTACTGTTAAGATATGGAGGGAAGGTTACTGTTAGGACATAGACAAAACACACTATCCAGATTACACTTCCACACACTCCATTCCCCCAGGAGGCAGCAGCATCCTTGTCCAGATGCTGAGTCTGGTTGATTAGCACATCATGTGCTGACAATTAGGGTGATGGTCAGTCAGTGTCCCAGTTTACAAGCCTTGATGCTGCTGGGTTTGTTTGGCAGCCATGCGGCTTTTCGTTTGATTTTGAGTCTAGTTTGGGCATGCCTGTTTGTAGGTTTCTGTTTTGTACGTTATTTTCGTTACTATCTGAACAACTAATAAACCGCTTGTGCTCGCCGACCCAAAGGAGTCAAGACAGAGCTGGGCACATACTCTTATTTCTCACAAATGCACACATTaattcaggttacagaccatgtaactaggcctAGGACCACTAAAAGTGAGTGCAACAATATCCGTAGGCTAGTTATGGGTTTTGTGACAGTACCCATTCATGGACAGAACACTATATAACAAACATGTATTAAtaattggtaacactttatttggatagtccatctagTAACCTTAACCTTTATCTTAAACTTagcccttattctaaccctaaccttagcaagcagttgcttatcaacagatcaATTTTTGATCGTATGACCATATGTAGAGGATcaacagatggactatccaaataaagtgtgacctaaTCATTTACACAGTAAGTTCTACATCCGAATACCTCAACTTAATTATTACATTATTTAATcatacctcttcctcctccttcatgtGGGGTAAGAAGTCCTGTGTGAATGCCTCCAGTCGCTCTTTCAGTTGCCGGGCATAGTTCAGCTGCTCATACTCGCTCTGCAATTATATCGTAATCATGACATCATACACGACTGACTGTCATTCACCCAAATTAAATAAATGCCATCAATCCTCAGCTTCAGTCAAATCAAACCACACAATCGTAACACTCAAGAGTGAACAGACCAATAAAATACTCTAACAAATACTTTCACTTGTAGGATAAGAAAATTATTAACAGGCGAAACTGAAAAATACCATCCGTAACTTTTTTTCATCCAATATTCCATTGATGAATCTGCAGAGACTTAACCAAAAAGTATTATAATTGCATTTACAAACAATTAAACAAAGTCTTGTTTATCTGAGCTGAAATTAAAACATTTCCTGTCCTGGTTGAAGACCAAGTACAGATTTCCAAATTCTGCTCTTACAAAGGAAATTCCACCATTTGGTAAGAGCAGATTATGATTGGGACAGACTCAAAGCAGATGTTAAAATGTACACAATTGCACCATCCAGGACAGGCCATTTCTTGTTTGTACATGGCTACAACATTTGTCTCCAAAAGCTCCGGAACCAGGTCACAGGAACAattctgcctggaaccaaaataggccagcagtctctctctctcaaaacagCTTGTGGCATCTATAAACAGAGTCTCCCTGTAATGTTCACAGGCCCATGCAATTTGTGTCCTGCTTGGTGCTCCCTACAAGCTACAAAATACAGCTCCTCCTAACAccaaatataggctactgtatacaATCAGCATAACGAGGGAGGCTATAAGGTCATTCCTGATCAGTAAAACGACTAACCAAAATCTAAAACTGACGTTTTACAGGTCAGGAAAGTCCATTTAGGCTTTTCCAAAATAATGCCAAGAATTGAACAGATTCCCTTTAAAGGAATTGAGGCATAATTATTATTGTTCAATCATGTGTTGAGTTTAGAAACACTAGTTTCACTAATGTaaggggtaaaaaataaaaaaggtaacATGAAACCTAGCTGAGGAACGCTCAACTCAGTTGTCTTATATCGAGACGGTTAACTGTTCACGGGATTTGCTAGCAACATCTTTGAGCCACAATCAGTCGATTCTTGTAAAAATGTCAATTCTGAAAACACTTACCTATACCTATGTTTGTCCAATACAACTGCAGTACTTCCGCGGGGTGCTGAAATTCATACTTTTAATTAACCTTTAGCGACTACAACCGCCAACTTTTTCCTTGTTGCTCGTACTACGTAAGCCGAGATGCAATTGGGTCTGTGCTATccggaatccttgggacgtccctaccccattTAAGTTTAAattgttaaggttaggggttaaagttagggtttagggttgggAGATCCCAAGGATACCGGATAGTAAGTACAAGCAACGACGAAAAGGTCGGTGGTTGTATTCGCTAAACAGAAGGACTGTAGTTGTACAGGACAAACAAAGGTACAGGTAAGTGTTTTCAGAATTGACATTTTTACAAGACTCGACTGATGGTGACTCAATATTGTTGCTAGTAAATCCCGCAACCAGTTATCAAAACTAAACTCCGCCTCGATATAAGAGAACAGTGTTGAGCGTTTCTCAGTTACAGGAAACCAAGACCTTCCTTATCCAACAACGTGTTGTTGTTAAAATGACATGTCTGAAGGCTGAATCACTACAGGGATAGGCTATCATTTCAGTGCAGACATGACTCAGTGATACACAACACAAAGTCCAAGGAGCAAAAGGTATTATTTGTGAGTCTTCATAAATGTTATGTTGGTGGCAGTACTTTTGCTGATATCATTAGTGGAGTCACCTTAACGCTTCTCAGCCCTTTCTCAAACAGGGACAACATCTCTGAGAGCTTGTTATCGGAGTGCACGTTATACACAGTGCAGCTGCGCTGTTGCAACAGGCCGATGATACACTCGTTTTCAATCTGTTCGTGCATCTTGAACTCCTTGAAGGTGGCACACAGTGACTGAAGAAATGAGCGGAAGTCATTGTTGTTGGAGAAGTTGGTCTGTGACAGCTGTGGTATAAAGGAAATAAATAACATGTCAAAGTTTCTCAGATCGTAATAGCATACCTGCACACAACCATAGCAACAGAACTGTGGACATGCCTGTATGAGTGGAACTAAGCCTCATTAACGTGACCTtaggtatgctccctctaattctcccatctctctcggcggacctgagccctaggatcatgcgtctcctggctgtccccagtccgcatGGTCATACtctgatccagtttctgctgttctaACTGCGGCAATGGAACCCTAACATGTTCACTGGATGTGCTAACTTGTACCGgacctgctgctctctccctctccctctccaccacatttactgtctcgacctctgagtgcttggctatgaaaagccaactgacatttactcatgAGTTGCTGacatgttgcaccctctataaccactaatTATTATTTGACGTCTTAAAGAACGATCTGGAtctgtactcttataatctccacacagcacagccagaagaggactggtcaccccttgGATCCTGGTTCCTTTagttttcttcctaggttcctgcctttcatgGGAGTTTTTCCCAAGCCAGCGTGATTCTACATTTGCATTCCTTGCTTACTctttgggggtttaggctggatttctgtataagcactttgtgagaTCTGCTGGtgtaaagggctttataaatacatttgattgattaatgCCCGCAGAACCGTTCATTCCGCTGTTCATTGCTTGGATGGGCACAAAGTAACTTAGCTTGCTATCTAAGTTATGCATGAATTGTATTGTGTTTTGCTCATACCATGTTATGACGTTAGGTAAAGGGAAAACAAtattaactagctagccacactgtaatggtttagctagctagctaagatatCGTGTTGCATAACAAAAGGGCTAGAAAACTTCAGACTCGTCTTCGGCAGCCACGTAACTAGCTAGAACTAACGTGTTTGTTACCTACTAAATAGCCAAGTTAGCTACACTGGCTATCCTGTCATTACCTAGCTAGGTTAGCTTGCTAAGAAACTGGTTGAGACCTTTCCCAACTAGCCAGCGACTGacatactgtagctaactaatGCCAAAAACTATGCCAAAAACACACCCATTTCTCAGGCTAGCTAAACCACTGCGATAGCAGCAGACGATAGCTAGCTTTTTGAGCATATTCTCAATTCATATTCCTCCATACACACCTTCTCGCAGTAAAGTCCTACCAACTGTTTC
This genomic interval from Salvelinus alpinus chromosome 6, SLU_Salpinus.1, whole genome shotgun sequence contains the following:
- the LOC139578538 gene encoding F-box/LRR-repeat protein 5-like isoform X3, with product MSEYEQLNYARQLKERLEAFTQDFLPHMKEEEEVFQPMLMQYFSYEELKDLKKQVMAQHCSQQRWDCAAEVLKGLSLWSQAEELHKAFKYADHEKTDELEKELCSTHISQLPTEILLHLFRYLGPEDLCHCGQVSSAWSDLAKTGSLWRHLYPVRWARGDHYRGPPADLNQEPDEEWVKSLQDEGKAYQEWDEDADVDESDETCEDSLAISSAQREKMLLNEMIQNLLPAVGSSVRSIVLAYSSTVSSKMVRQLLSLCPNLTHLDLTQTDVTDSAFDSWSSLGACPYLEHLDLSGCEKITDHTLKKLSISQKRSDRQAKLLKSLPPISLLDERSLRLAGGSRQALIFKRRTGRLFSSPSRVWVLDPSELADIEDAAEWNRPSVSTPEGRGFVATKPGGSCCCRRSRRRGLRTSYSTSYWQQQYGLGEACCGHSTCCTGEMALRTYGGLQCLSYTTRGSAGAEFWTKCSSGGQRCLELYNRTDQSDARRSLRFLSLSGCYRVTDLGLRALSQRGGLPLLEHLNLSGCLLITEVGLQELVSACPALNDEHFYYCDNINGPHADTASGCQNLQCGFRACCRSGE
- the LOC139578538 gene encoding F-box/LRR-repeat protein 5-like isoform X4, coding for MKEEEEVFQPMLMQYFSYEELKDLKKQVMAQHCSQQRWDCAAEVLKGLSLWSQAEELHKAFKYADHEKTDELEKELCSTHISQLPTEILLHLFRYLGPEDLCHCGQVSSAWSDLAKTGSLWRHLYPVRWARGDHYRGPPADLNQEPDEEWVKSLQDEGKAYQEWDEDADVDESDETCEDSLAISSAQREKMLLNEMIQNLLPAVGSSVRSIVLAYSSTVSSKMVRQLLSLCPNLTHLDLTQTDVTDSAFDSWSSLGACPYLEHLDLSGCEKITDHTLKKLSISQKRSDRQAKLLKSLPPISLLDERSLRLAGGSRQALIFKRRTGRLFSSPSRVWVLDPSELADIEDAAEWNRPSVSTPEGRGFVATKPGGSCCCRRSRRRGLRTSYSTSYWQQQYGLGEACCGHSTCCTGEMALRTYGGLQCLSYTTRGSAGAEFWTKCSSGGQRCLELYNRTDQSDARRSLRFLSLSGCYRVTDLGLRALSQRGGLPLLEHLNLSGCLLITEVGLQELVSACPALNDEHFYYCDNINGPHADTASGCQNLQCGFRACCRSGE
- the LOC139578538 gene encoding F-box/LRR-repeat protein 5-like isoform X1; this translates as MAPFPDEVDVFTGPHWRMKQLVGLYCEKLSQTNFSNNNDFRSFLQSLCATFKEFKMHEQIENECIIGLLQQRSCTVYNVHSDNKLSEMLSLFEKGLRSVKSEYEQLNYARQLKERLEAFTQDFLPHMKEEEEVFQPMLMQYFSYEELKDLKKQVMAQHCSQQRWDCAAEVLKGLSLWSQAEELHKAFKYADHEKTDELEKELCSTHISQLPTEILLHLFRYLGPEDLCHCGQVSSAWSDLAKTGSLWRHLYPVRWARGDHYRGPPADLNQEPDEEWVKSLQDEGKAYQEWDEDADVDESDETCEDSLAISSAQREKMLLNEMIQNLLPAVGSSVRSIVLAYSSTVSSKMVRQLLSLCPNLTHLDLTQTDVTDSAFDSWSSLGACPYLEHLDLSGCEKITDHTLKKLSISQKRSDRQAKLLKSLPPISLLDERSLRLAGGSRQALIFKRRTGRLFSSPSRVWVLDPSELADIEDAAEWNRPSVSTPEGRGFVATKPGGSCCCRRSRRRGLRTSYSTSYWQQQYGLGEACCGHSTCCTGEMALRTYGGLQCLSYTTRGSAGAEFWTKCSSGGQRCLELYNRTDQSDARRSLRFLSLSGCYRVTDLGLRALSQRGGLPLLEHLNLSGCLLITEVGLQELVSACPALNDEHFYYCDNINGPHADTASGCQNLQCGFRACCRSGE
- the LOC139578538 gene encoding F-box/LRR-repeat protein 5-like isoform X2, whose product is MAPFPDEVDVFTGPHWRMKQLVGLYCEKLSQTNFSNNNDFRSFLQSLCATFKEFKMHEQIENECIIGLLQQRSCTVYNVHSDNKLSEMLSLFEKGLRSVKSEYEQLNYARQLKERLEAFTQDFLPHMKEEEEVFQPMLMQYFSYEELKDLKKQVMAQHCSQQRWDCAAEVLKGLSLWSQAEELHKAFKYADHEKTDELEKELCSTHISQLPTEILLHLFRYLGPEDLCHCGQVSSAWSDLAKTGSLWRHLYPVRWARGDHYRGPPADLNQEPDEEWVKSLQDEGKAYQEWDEDADVDESDETCEDSLAISSAQREKMLLNEMIQNLLPAVGSSVRSIVLAYSSTVSSKMVRQLLSLCPNLTHLDLTQTDVTDSAFDSWSSLGACPYLEHLDLSGCEKITDHTLKKLSISQKRSDRQAKLLKSLPPISLLDERSLRLAGGSRQALIFKRRTGRLFSSPSRVWVLDPSELADIEDAAEWNRPSVSTPEGRGFVATKPGGSCCCRRSRRRGLRTSYSTSYWQQQYGLGEACCGHSTCCTGEMALRTYGGLQCLSYTTRGSAGAEFWTKCSSGGQRCLELYNRTDQSDARRSLRFLSLSGCYRVTDLGLRALSQRGGLPLLEHLNLSGCLLITEVGLQELVSACPALNDEHFYYCDNINAVLKLVYQYIYTCSERPQSLQHH